In the genome of Thermodesulfovibrio thiophilus DSM 17215, the window TACTTCTTTTGCTGAAGTTCAAAGGCTTTACCTGCTTTCTCTGCAGCAGCTTCAGCTCTCTTTGCTGCGTCATCTGCTTTCTGTGCGGCAGCTTCAGCTCTCCTTGTTGCATCATCTGCTGCTGTTGTTGATTCACCAGCTTTCTTTTCAAGAGCACTAACCCTGGCGTCAAGATTGTTTACTTGGCTTTCTAACTTTCCAATTCTGTCAGCAAGAGGATCGGTCTGCTGTTTAACATAATCCTTTGACGCACAACCAAAGGCAAAAGTAAACATAACAGCTATTACTAATACTAGAACTTTTTTCATCCTCTTTCACCTCCTTTCTAAAAAAACTTTAATATAACTTTACATTAAAATGTAAAAAATTTCAACCTGTTTCTATATGTCCTTCTATTAAAATATCGTTTGCAAGCCTTTTTATTTTCAAATCTTTAATTATAAAAGCTTCATCAAGATTTTTATAAACCTTTCCTCCCACACTGGGATAGGATTGTGCCCCACCGATTATCTTGGGAGCAATAAAAATCATTATCTTATCCACAATGCCATTCCACAGAGCATAAGAATTCAATGAAGAACCGCCTTCAATCATAACAGACATTATATGCCTCTTAGCCAATTCTTCCATAAGCCATTTTAAATCTACTTTATCAGAAGAAAAATGTATCACCTCTATTCCTTTCTGTCTTAAACATTCCAATTTACTATTTTTCAACTTTCTTTCATTAACCACTACTATTGTATCTGGAGGAGGATTATAAACATGATAGTTCAAAGGAATTTTAAGTTCAGGGTCTATTATAACTCTAACAGGATTTTTAGAATCTTTGACTCTGGCTGTAAATAAAGGATTATCCTTTAAAATAGTACCATATGCAGAAAGTATAGCATCTACCCTTCCACGCATTATATGAACCAGTTTTCTTGATTTTTCTGATGTAATCCATTTGGATTCACCAGACGGAGTTGCTATCTTACCATCAAGCGTCATCGCTATTTTAAGAATTACAAAAGGAGTATTTGTCGTTATATACTTTATATAAAACTCGTTTAATTTTTTTGCTTCATCTTCAAGAATTCCTTCTATAACTTCAATTTTATTATTTCTTAAAATTTCTATACCCTTCCCTGATACCTTTGGATTAGGATCTTTCATAGCAATAACAACTCTTTTAATACCTGAATTGATTATTGCATCTGTACATGGAGGAGTTTTTTTATCTCTGTGACAACAGGGTTCAAGATTCACATAAAGAGTTGCACCTTTAATTGATTGTTTTGCATTCATGATGGCTTCAGCTTCAGCATGAGGCAAGCCTGCTTTTTTATGAAAACCTCTCGATATTATTTCTCCATTTTTTACAATAACCGCACCAACCATTGGATTGGGAGAGGTTTTCCAGCCTGCTTTTTTTGCAAGAAGCAGAGCTTTTTTCATAAAAAATCTATCATCTCTCATATTTCCACCTGATACATCGTAAATTAAAAAATTAATTAGTTCTTAACACATTTTATATCAAAAAATTGATTGATTTTTTCTAAATTAATTTTTTATAATATCACCGCTATGAATCTATTCACCCAGAAAGAACAGCTCAAGTCCATTATAGAATCTATATTATTCATAGCAGAAAAGCCTGTGTCAATAAAAATTCTAAAAACTATTTTAAATATATCAGAAAATCACATTAAAGAAGTAATTAATGAATTAATTAATGAATATAAATCACGAAATTCAGGAATCATCATTATAAATATAGAAGATTCCTATCAAATGGTTACAAATCCCGAAAATGCTGATTGGATAAAAATTTTTAAAAATTTGAATGCAAATAATAAACTGTCTGAGCAAGCTTTTGAAACTCTGGCTATCATTGCTTATAAACAACCTATCACCAAAGCAGAAGTAGAAAAAATAAGAAATGTAAATTCTGATTATGCTATCAAAAGTCTTATAGAAAAAAAGCTTATAAAAATTGTAGGGAAAAAAGATGTACCTGGCAGACCCTTTCTTTATGTTACAACAAAGGAATTTTTAAAACTTTTCGGTCTTTCAAGTTTAAGTGAACTGCCAGGGTTCTATGAGTTACAAAAGATAAATGCAGCTTGAGGAGGTGACTTATGAGTAAAAAAATAACTTTTTTTATATCAGTATTGCTTCTTTTGCCCTGCCTTGTTTTTGCACAAACATATACTGTAAAAAAAGGTGACAACATCTGGCAAATTTCAAAAAAATTTAATATCTCTGTGAATGAAATTAAAAAAACAAATAATTTAAAAAATAATAAATTACAAATAGGAATGAAATTAGAAATACCTGACAAAGATAATAAAGTGACACAAAACCCAAACGAACTCAAAAATAATAATACTGAAGCAAAGTATCATATAGTGAAAAAAGGCGAAACTCTTTCTAAAATCGCCAGAATATATAATACTTCAGTTAATGAGATCAAAAAAATTAATAAACTTCAAAACAATAAGCTTAATATAGGACAAAAACTCATTGTAAAAGCTCCGGGAAAAACGCAGGAAAATCTTTCAACAAAAAAGGATGAAAAAATTCCTGTATTAGCCACTGCAAAAGTTGATATTAATAACAAAATAGAAGAAATTGATTCGCTGAAGCAAAATGAAGATTTATCTCAGTTAAGTATGACAGACAGGCTTATTTTATTTGCAAAAAAAATGCTTCATCTGCCATATAGATTTGGTGGAAATAGTTTTAGCGGACTTGATTGTTCATTTTTTGTAAAAAAAGTCTATTCCATGGTTGGCTTTAATCTGCCAAGAAGTGCCAGAGAACAGTTTACAGTTGGAATACCGGTATCAAAAAGTGAACTTCAACCTGGAGACCTTGTATTTTTTAAAACCTATGCTAGATTTCCATCACATGTAGGAATATATATTGGAGATAACTTATTTATTCATGCATCAAGCAGATCAAAAAAGATTACAATTGACAGCCTGGAGGCACCTTATTATATAAGTAGGTTTATCGGTGCCAAAAGAATAATTGATGCTGATAAAGAATCAGTTGAAAAGGCTCTAGAAAAAGTAAAAAACAACGAAACTTAGTTTTTATAAATAATTTTCCCCATATCACGGGTATCATATCCACCAAGAGACTTTACAGTTTCTCTGAATTCTTCATCTTCTTTTATAATATTTAAAACCGATTTAACTGTTGAAAGATCAAGAAATTCCTGCGGAATTAAAATATCATATCTTTCTTCAGTAACAGGTATAAAATCAAGTCCGAGTGCTTGTGCAGCAGATAGTATGCCAAGCCCAACATCAGCTCTTCCTGTGAGTACTGCTGATGCTATACCCATATGTGTATACTCATCCCTGTCGTATCCTTTTATCTTTGATGGATCAATTCCAAGTTCCTTTAAATGTTTGTCAAGTAAAAGTCTTGTTCCAGATCCAGCCTGCCTATTTATAAAAACCACATCGTCACGAGCAAGGTCTTCAAATCCTTTAATACCTTTTGGGTTTCCCTTCTTAACAATAAAGCCCTGAATACGATAAACAAGATTAAACAGTACAACTTTCTTTTCAGGCATCAAGCGTTTAATAAATGGAATATTATACTCCCCTGTTTGCTCATCAAGTAAATGTGTACCTGCAATGTGTGCCTCACCATTTTTTATTGCCACAAGACCACCCATTGAACCAACATGAGCACTGGAAAGTGTCACATCAGGATAATGCTTTCTTACAAAGTTATAAAGCACATCCAGTGTATTATCATGGCTTCCAATACAGACTACTGTATTATCAATTTCTTCCCTTGTTCTCCATAAATTGACAGCAATTTCAGTTCCCTGAGAAAATCCTTCAGAACCTCTCGGAATAACAATATAACCATCAGCCCTTACAATAGACATAAGAAGCCCGGCTCCTCTACCCAATGGTGTTACAATATATTTTTTCCCTACTCTGCCAACTTTTACCCTCACAAATTCATCAACACCTATATTTGATGAAATCTGTCTAGAAAGTATACCTTGTAGCTTTTCCTCTTTCTGTATTTTTGTACCAAGATAGAATTCCATCAAAGGTCGAACAAAAAGCTCAAAACTCAAAAAAGAAGAAACAGGATATCCAGGAATTCCTAAAACAGGTTTATTATTCACAAACCCTGCAATGAACGGTTTACCGGGTCTTATCGCAACGCCATTTATTAAAACTTCTCCGAGTTCATTGATTACCTTGTATGTGAAATCTTCCTTACCATAACCAGAACCAGCATTTAATAAAACAATATCACATTCTTTTAAGGCATTTAAAATTGCATCTTTAATTTCTTTTTCTTCATCTCTTACAATTGAATAAATTTTTGGTTCTGCTCCTGTCTGAGTTGTTAAACTTGCAAGAACTGCTGAATTATATTCGATTAGTTGCGGAGGTTCAGGCATTTTTTCCTTTATTTTTGAAGCATCTATTAGTTCTGAACCTGTAGGAATAATGCCTATTAAGGGTTTTCTGCGGACATCTATTGTACAGATACCGCTTGCAAGAATTGCTCCAATATCAGCAGCACGTACAACGTGACTTTCAGGAATTATCAACTCTGTTGCAACAATGTCCTCTCCAATTGGTCTTACATCATTGTAAGGCGGCACAGAAGCATATATCTCTATAAAACCATCACGCAAATTAACATCTTCAACAGGAATAACAGCATCAAAACCATCAGGCAGAGGATCTCCTGTCTCAATCCAGTGGGCATCAACACCTATCTTAAGTCTTACAGGTTCTCTTTCAGTTGCAGTGAATGTATCACGGGCTCTTAAAGCATACCCATCCATCGCAGCAGAATGAAAATATGGAGAAGAAAACTTTGCAAATACAGCCTGTGCTGTGACTCTTCCAAGAGCATTTTTTACATCGATAATCTCGCTGTCAATTGGAGTTTGTATTCTTTCTATGAAAGCCTTAAATAGTCTGCCCTTTGCCTCTTCAAGTGAGATAACTTCATGAAAAAATTTTTTACCACCCATTACCTTAAATCCTCCTTAATCCAACAATGTTAGGCGAACGTCTTATATATCCTCTTTTCTGAACTACTATATCAAGCGGTAAGCTCACTAAATCAATCAAGAATGGATCTCTATATTTCATATAGTGATTTTCTTTAAAACTTTTTATATATGTGTTGCACTCAAGACATAGTTCAGCTCTTATCTCTTCCTCATCAAGGAGAAGTTCAATTTTGCTCGAATCTTTATTAAAACAATAAGGGCATCCTATTCTGAAAAAGCTTCCACCATGTTCACACAGTGGACATATCATTATTTTTTCATTGTTTTCTGTAATCATCGAAAGTGATGATTCTGTACCACAAATCGGGCATTTTCCTGTTTCCATAAATGATGCCTGTTGCCCGTCCCGCCTTAAAAATACAAAAAAGGGCTTACTCAATATAAATAACATCCTATCAACTTCTTCCTTTGAAAGTTCCTCACTCTGAATTTGAAGAGACCACAGAGATGATGGCTCTTTTATAATGTTTTTACCGCTTTTTAAAACTTCATCCTTTAGAAAGGAAAGTGACTCATAGGGAATCTGAAAAACTGTTGAAAAATTTTTAAGTACAATATCAATTAATGACACATCACTGTCAAGTTTCATCCTTTCTCTTTCCTTCTTACACTGTTCGGTTAACTCTTTGATTTTCATATAAAGCTCAAGAGGGCTTTGAAGATGAGGCTTTTCTTTTATTATTTCATCAAAATTCATGGTACCTCCGCTGGTTTTATGTTTAAGTCTGCACCTGACAATGCTTCAACCAGAAATGTTTTCAATGCTTTCTTTTCCTCATCAGTTAAATTCATTGGTTTTAATAGTTTATTACCATATCCACCACCTTTATTAAAAAAGTCTATTACTTCATCAAGGCTTTTAAATATGCCGTTATGCATATACGGAGAAGTTTTTGCAATTTCTCTCAATGTGGGAGTTTTAAATGCTCTGTAATCTCTCTTTTGCTTGGTGTTGAAGTATCTGCCAAGGTCTTCTTTTATATTCATATAATCTGGATATTTGTTTATTTTTGCAATATAACGTCTTGTCACTATAAATTTTTCTTCATTTGCGTATTTTGGATTTTCTGGCACCATAAGAGCATGAAATTTTTGATCACTTAAGTATGCTCCATAGTGACATTCTATGCACTTTCCTTTTCCTATAAATATCTCCAGTCCTTTTTTAGCCTCAGAGCTTAATGAATTTTTATCTCCTTTAAGGTATCCATCAATTGGAGCATTGTTTGAAATAAGAGTTCTTTCAAATGCTGCTATTGCTTTTGCAATTAGTTTTATATTTACATCCTGACCGAAAATTCTTTTAAATGCTTCTCTGTATTCTGGTACAATTCTTATCTCTTCTTCAACAAAATCAATATTTTGATTCATCTCAAAAGGAGACATGACAGGAAATTCTGCCTGCTCCTCCAGAGTTTTTGCTCGTCCATCCCAGAAAAGATATTTTGCATAAGCAACATTCATCAAAGTTGGCGCATTTCTGAAATTTCTTGTAGTTGGATAGCTAAGAGATATTTCTGAAGCATCTGTAAATGCTTTCTCAGGGTCATGACAATTGGCACAGCTTGTAGTTCCATCTCCTGAGAGACGCCTATCAAAAAAAAGCTTTTTACCTAGATCAATTTTCTCCTTGCTTATTGGATTATCCTTTGGCACTGGAGGTGGAGGCAACGGTTCAAGCTGTTTTGTCTTTTTTTCAGAAGCAAAACTTTCAATGCTGATCAATATAACAATTAAAAGCAATATAATCAAAAAAGCTGTAATTTTATTTTTTCTTAACACTTTCCAGCTCCTTCAAAATTATATTTTTAAGATAATCATAGTCTCTACTTCCAAGAACCTTAATTCCATTAATATAAAATGCTGGAGTAACATATAAATCAAGCTCTTTTGCGAGCTTTAAATCTCTGTCAATTATATCCGTTCCCTCATTATTATCTATTGCTTTTATAAATTTTTCAACATCAAGATTAAGCTCTTTTGCATAACTTATAAGAGACTCTCTATTAAGCTTTGGTGACCTTTTTATTAACAATTCATGCATCTCAGTAAACTTTCCCTGCCTCCAGGCTTCTACAGCAGCCTCTGCAGCGATTCTTGCATAGTCTCTATACCTGTAAGGAAAAAACTTTATTACAAGTTTTACATTTCCACTAAATTCTTTTACTAATCGCTCAATGGTCGGACCGACCTCAACACAATGAGGTCATTGATAATCAATAAATTCAACTATCGTAACAGGAGCATTCTCAAATCCAATAACTGGAGAATTAGCAACAGGAATACTGTATCTGTTTTCTTCTGCTAAAACAGGAGAGGCGACAAGAAAGAACAAAGAAAGAATAAGAATTAATCTATCCATCTAACCTCCAAAACTTCTTTTAAAATTATACCAAAATATGATGATATAATAAAAATTGTATGACTGCTGAGAATTTTTTAAATTTAATAATAGCAAGACTTGATGGTGAAAGCATTGATTATTCTGATTACAGACAGTATATCGAAAAATTAACCAGAGATGGGATTGGAGGCTTTATAGTTTTTGGTGGAGACTACGATAAAATAAAGAATTTTATTATCTATCTTCAAAGTATTGCTCATAGGCCATTAATTATTGCATCTGATATAGAAAGAGGAGTTGGGCAACAGATAAAAAGAGCGAGTCTAATTCCATCACAGATGGGAATTACTGCAGGTTTTAATCTGCCTGATGAAGAACACGAGCTTAAAACATTGTATTCAATTGTAATAAAGGAAGCGGCTGACATAGGAATCAATCTTGCTCTCATACCTGTTCTTGATGTAAATACAGCTCCACAAAATCCAATTATATGCACAAGGGCTTTTTCAGATAATCCTGATACAGTTTCCGAGTATGGAAACTGTATCATAAATTTTTTTGAAGCAAATGGATTACTGACATGTGCAAAGCACTTTCCTGGTCATGGTGGAACACAGATAGACTCTCATATTGAGCTTCCAACAATTAATGAGTCTCTAGATATACATCTTAAGCCTTTTAAAAAAGCAATTAACGCAAGCGTGTCTTCAATGATGATTGGACACTTAATGATTCCAGAGATAGATAGTTTACCTGCAACTCTTTCTGAAAAAGCAATTAATCAGTTATTGAAACAAACTTTAGATTTTAAAGGGGCTGTTCTTACTGATGCAATGAACATGAAAGCTTTAAAAAATTATAATAATCATCATGCTCTTGCCATTAAATCAGGAGCTGATATAGTTTTACATCCTGAAAATCCATATAAAGCAATGGAAGAGATAAAATCAGCGTATAATTACGGGTTAATAACTGAAAACAGAATTACAGAAGCATTGTTTGTGATTAATAGATTAAAGAAAAAGATAAGATCTTTTCCTGTAACCAATAATTATATAAATACCAGAGCGAATAATGTTGACAGTAGTCTTATAATTCAAAGAGCATTCAAAAAAACAGTAACAGTTATCAAAAATGAAATACCTGATCTGGAATCTCGTAAGATTATTCCCTGTCTTACAGGAAGTTATAGTGAGGAGATAAAAGAGGCATTCAAAAACTACTTCGGTTCTGTATACGATTTAACTCATTTTTCAAAAACTTCTCTTTCAGGCGTTATACCTCTAATTGCTGTATTTACAAATATAAAAGCAGCAGGAGACGAACATGTAGTGAGTGAAGAACAAAATATAATGATCAAAGACATATTTTCAAGTAATGATACTGTTTTTGTTTCATTTGGTAATCCATATATTATGAGATTCTCTTTTTTTAAAAGAGCAAAAACAATTATCTTAGTTTATGACTCCAATATAAATGCTGTTTCAGCATTTATAGATGTTTTCAAAGATGGATTAAAGACTTCCGGCAGGCTTCCAGTAAAGATTGAATGGATTAATGACTAAACGAACGAAAGATATT includes:
- a CDS encoding alanine-zipper protein, encoding MKKVLVLVIAVMFTFAFGCASKDYVKQQTDPLADRIGKLESQVNNLDARVSALEKKAGESTTAADDATRRAEAAAQKADDAAKRAEAAAEKAGKAFELQQKK
- the ribD gene encoding bifunctional diaminohydroxyphosphoribosylaminopyrimidine deaminase/5-amino-6-(5-phosphoribosylamino)uracil reductase RibD, producing the protein MRDDRFFMKKALLLAKKAGWKTSPNPMVGAVIVKNGEIISRGFHKKAGLPHAEAEAIMNAKQSIKGATLYVNLEPCCHRDKKTPPCTDAIINSGIKRVVIAMKDPNPKVSGKGIEILRNNKIEVIEGILEDEAKKLNEFYIKYITTNTPFVILKIAMTLDGKIATPSGESKWITSEKSRKLVHIMRGRVDAILSAYGTILKDNPLFTARVKDSKNPVRVIIDPELKIPLNYHVYNPPPDTIVVVNERKLKNSKLECLRQKGIEVIHFSSDKVDLKWLMEELAKRHIMSVMIEGGSSLNSYALWNGIVDKIMIFIAPKIIGGAQSYPSVGGKVYKNLDEAFIIKDLKIKRLANDILIEGHIETG
- the scpB gene encoding SMC-Scp complex subunit ScpB, with the translated sequence MNLFTQKEQLKSIIESILFIAEKPVSIKILKTILNISENHIKEVINELINEYKSRNSGIIIINIEDSYQMVTNPENADWIKIFKNLNANNKLSEQAFETLAIIAYKQPITKAEVEKIRNVNSDYAIKSLIEKKLIKIVGKKDVPGRPFLYVTTKEFLKLFGLSSLSELPGFYELQKINAA
- a CDS encoding C40 family peptidase is translated as MSKKITFFISVLLLLPCLVFAQTYTVKKGDNIWQISKKFNISVNEIKKTNNLKNNKLQIGMKLEIPDKDNKVTQNPNELKNNNTEAKYHIVKKGETLSKIARIYNTSVNEIKKINKLQNNKLNIGQKLIVKAPGKTQENLSTKKDEKIPVLATAKVDINNKIEEIDSLKQNEDLSQLSMTDRLILFAKKMLHLPYRFGGNSFSGLDCSFFVKKVYSMVGFNLPRSAREQFTVGIPVSKSELQPGDLVFFKTYARFPSHVGIYIGDNLFIHASSRSKKITIDSLEAPYYISRFIGAKRIIDADKESVEKALEKVKNNET
- a CDS encoding molybdopterin biosynthesis protein, whose translation is MGGKKFFHEVISLEEAKGRLFKAFIERIQTPIDSEIIDVKNALGRVTAQAVFAKFSSPYFHSAAMDGYALRARDTFTATEREPVRLKIGVDAHWIETGDPLPDGFDAVIPVEDVNLRDGFIEIYASVPPYNDVRPIGEDIVATELIIPESHVVRAADIGAILASGICTIDVRRKPLIGIIPTGSELIDASKIKEKMPEPPQLIEYNSAVLASLTTQTGAEPKIYSIVRDEEKEIKDAILNALKECDIVLLNAGSGYGKEDFTYKVINELGEVLINGVAIRPGKPFIAGFVNNKPVLGIPGYPVSSFLSFELFVRPLMEFYLGTKIQKEEKLQGILSRQISSNIGVDEFVRVKVGRVGKKYIVTPLGRGAGLLMSIVRADGYIVIPRGSEGFSQGTEIAVNLWRTREEIDNTVVCIGSHDNTLDVLYNFVRKHYPDVTLSSAHVGSMGGLVAIKNGEAHIAGTHLLDEQTGEYNIPFIKRLMPEKKVVLFNLVYRIQGFIVKKGNPKGIKGFEDLARDDVVFINRQAGSGTRLLLDKHLKELGIDPSKIKGYDRDEYTHMGIASAVLTGRADVGLGILSAAQALGLDFIPVTEERYDILIPQEFLDLSTVKSVLNIIKEDEEFRETVKSLGGYDTRDMGKIIYKN
- the fdhE gene encoding formate dehydrogenase accessory protein FdhE, coding for MNFDEIIKEKPHLQSPLELYMKIKELTEQCKKERERMKLDSDVSLIDIVLKNFSTVFQIPYESLSFLKDEVLKSGKNIIKEPSSLWSLQIQSEELSKEEVDRMLFILSKPFFVFLRRDGQQASFMETGKCPICGTESSLSMITENNEKIMICPLCEHGGSFFRIGCPYCFNKDSSKIELLLDEEEIRAELCLECNTYIKSFKENHYMKYRDPFLIDLVSLPLDIVVQKRGYIRRSPNIVGLRRI
- a CDS encoding cytochrome-c peroxidase — its product is MLRKNKITAFLIILLLIVILISIESFASEKKTKQLEPLPPPPVPKDNPISKEKIDLGKKLFFDRRLSGDGTTSCANCHDPEKAFTDASEISLSYPTTRNFRNAPTLMNVAYAKYLFWDGRAKTLEEQAEFPVMSPFEMNQNIDFVEEEIRIVPEYREAFKRIFGQDVNIKLIAKAIAAFERTLISNNAPIDGYLKGDKNSLSSEAKKGLEIFIGKGKCIECHYGAYLSDQKFHALMVPENPKYANEEKFIVTRRYIAKINKYPDYMNIKEDLGRYFNTKQKRDYRAFKTPTLREIAKTSPYMHNGIFKSLDEVIDFFNKGGGYGNKLLKPMNLTDEEKKALKTFLVEALSGADLNIKPAEVP
- a CDS encoding glycoside hydrolase family 3 N-terminal domain-containing protein, whose protein sequence is MTAENFLNLIIARLDGESIDYSDYRQYIEKLTRDGIGGFIVFGGDYDKIKNFIIYLQSIAHRPLIIASDIERGVGQQIKRASLIPSQMGITAGFNLPDEEHELKTLYSIVIKEAADIGINLALIPVLDVNTAPQNPIICTRAFSDNPDTVSEYGNCIINFFEANGLLTCAKHFPGHGGTQIDSHIELPTINESLDIHLKPFKKAINASVSSMMIGHLMIPEIDSLPATLSEKAINQLLKQTLDFKGAVLTDAMNMKALKNYNNHHALAIKSGADIVLHPENPYKAMEEIKSAYNYGLITENRITEALFVINRLKKKIRSFPVTNNYINTRANNVDSSLIIQRAFKKTVTVIKNEIPDLESRKIIPCLTGSYSEEIKEAFKNYFGSVYDLTHFSKTSLSGVIPLIAVFTNIKAAGDEHVVSEEQNIMIKDIFSSNDTVFVSFGNPYIMRFSFFKRAKTIILVYDSNINAVSAFIDVFKDGLKTSGRLPVKIEWIND